In a genomic window of Pseudomonas mohnii:
- a CDS encoding LysR family transcriptional regulator, translating to MQLPDMNLLVALDALLDEGSVVGAARRMNLSPAAMSRTLTRVREAMGDPILVRAGRGLVPTPKALELRGQVRDVVDQAALLFRSADGVDLGSLRRRFNIRANDFFVGVYGGRLFDTLDRQAPHCELRFVPEGDGDDEALREGRIDLNVSNTRPLTPEVKVQNLFSTHFVGLVREDHPLFDAEITPERYAGFSHISMSRRGIARGPIDAALNALGLERRVAVIAPSFHAAMFALPDSDLILPVPKEALLSVQRLGLKLRSFTLPIPLPTLMLTQAWHPRFDKDPAHRWLRETLKTCCEETWQAANQA from the coding sequence ATGCAACTACCCGACATGAACCTGCTGGTCGCCCTTGACGCCCTGCTCGACGAGGGCAGTGTGGTCGGCGCGGCGCGGCGGATGAACCTCAGTCCCGCGGCCATGAGCCGCACATTGACCCGCGTGCGTGAAGCCATGGGCGACCCGATCCTGGTGCGCGCCGGTCGTGGTCTGGTGCCGACACCCAAGGCGCTGGAATTGCGCGGGCAGGTGCGTGACGTGGTGGACCAGGCGGCGTTGCTGTTTCGCTCGGCCGATGGGGTGGACCTGGGCTCTTTGCGGCGGCGTTTCAACATTCGCGCCAACGACTTCTTCGTGGGCGTTTACGGTGGCCGGTTATTCGACACGCTGGATCGTCAGGCACCCCACTGCGAATTGCGTTTCGTCCCCGAGGGCGATGGCGACGATGAAGCGCTGCGTGAAGGACGCATCGATCTGAACGTCAGCAATACCCGGCCGCTAACCCCGGAAGTGAAGGTGCAGAACCTGTTCTCCACTCACTTTGTCGGGTTGGTGCGTGAGGATCATCCGTTGTTCGACGCGGAAATCACCCCCGAGCGTTACGCCGGGTTCTCTCACATCAGCATGTCCCGTCGGGGGATCGCCCGCGGGCCTATCGACGCGGCGCTCAATGCCCTGGGGCTGGAACGGCGGGTGGCCGTGATTGCGCCGAGTTTTCATGCGGCGATGTTTGCGCTGCCGGATTCGGATCTCATTTTGCCCGTGCCCAAGGAAGCCTTGTTAAGCGTGCAGCGCCTGGGCTTGAAGCTGCGCTCGTTCACCTTGCCGATCCCGCTACCGACCTTGATGCTGACCCAGGCCTGGCATCCGCGATTCGACAAGGACCCGGCTCACCGCTGGCTGCGTGAAACCCTGAAAACCTGCTGCGAAGAAACGTGGCAGGCCGCAAACCAGGCCTGA
- a CDS encoding EAL domain-containing protein, whose amino-acid sequence MSDVQEFSQVFTQALEQSIDSVVVIDSQNRVIVFNDAAESLWGYTRDQVMGKNVNFLVPQLIQASHDSYIEANRRSGINKIVGTSRDVLIERQDGDYRWGAMSISRVSASGQQFYAAIIRDITRHHKEHERLQLLSLVVDTSENAIIITDAQWRIVYTNGGFSRMFGHATDEVYGQPLDSVIAPDFDQQVKVAMQEQVMSGEIYHSQAVAYPLEGRRVWCNVTIYPVCDAQGHLINTVSVMIDVTHSRMPEILRNKMLEAMVREESIESLMALVCKEVQRIAPEVVASILSVDDDGLLRTLASPDLPESYSAALDAVAIGSGVGSCGAAAFSGQAVMVRDIASHPFWVGFRDLALPLGLRACWSTPIKSSSGRVLGTFAFYYRSPREPSLLHEHLVNASIYLCALALEREQSRAHIQQLAFYDDLTGLPNRNQLHVRANQAIADASRNGTSLTVLFIDLDRFKQVNDSLGHPAGDEFLRVIARRLTKYRRKVDIVSRLSGDEFVVVLPQCALSQAQVVIEYLREELSAPCQISGVTLKPSASIGVSLFPDDGRSMETLLHRADMAMYQAKTSGRGCVSFFSQGLDQLARGRLRLETALREAIDQQLLHLVYQPQINLQDNELYGVEALARWKHPQLGDISPGCFIPLAEECGLIVEFGQWALREACGQLAAWRREGLCVPAISVNLSPTNFHNRQLPDILTRILSEQRLTVNDLTLEITENVLMDSNPDTLTTINEVHALGIRLAMDDFGTGYSSLSYLRRIPLQELKLDRSFVHDLENDTTSQALSEAVIRIGESLKLSVVAEGIETLGQQRILKEQGYEVAQGYLISRPLSARGLGLWLEDRSYCEA is encoded by the coding sequence ATGTCGGATGTTCAGGAATTTTCGCAGGTCTTTACCCAGGCACTTGAGCAAAGTATCGATAGCGTTGTGGTTATCGACAGCCAGAATCGGGTCATTGTGTTCAACGATGCCGCTGAAAGCCTATGGGGCTATACCCGCGATCAAGTCATGGGCAAGAACGTCAACTTCTTGGTGCCACAACTGATCCAGGCTAGTCACGATAGTTACATCGAAGCCAATCGTCGCAGCGGTATCAACAAAATTGTCGGCACCAGCCGTGACGTGCTGATCGAGCGCCAGGACGGCGACTACCGCTGGGGGGCCATGTCCATCTCCAGAGTCAGCGCTTCAGGGCAACAGTTTTATGCCGCGATCATCAGGGACATTACCCGACATCATAAGGAACACGAACGCCTGCAACTGTTGTCGCTCGTCGTCGACACTTCGGAAAATGCCATCATCATCACCGATGCCCAATGGCGCATTGTGTATACCAACGGTGGGTTTTCCCGCATGTTCGGGCACGCCACCGATGAGGTCTACGGACAACCACTCGACAGCGTGATTGCGCCGGACTTCGATCAGCAAGTCAAAGTCGCCATGCAAGAGCAGGTGATGTCGGGGGAGATTTATCATTCGCAGGCGGTCGCCTACCCCCTTGAAGGCCGCCGGGTGTGGTGCAATGTCACGATTTACCCGGTCTGTGATGCGCAGGGTCATTTGATCAATACCGTCAGCGTAATGATTGACGTGACCCACTCTCGGATGCCGGAGATTTTGCGCAATAAAATGCTCGAAGCCATGGTGCGGGAGGAGTCCATAGAGTCCTTGATGGCCCTTGTTTGTAAAGAGGTCCAAAGGATCGCGCCCGAGGTGGTTGCCTCGATCTTGAGCGTGGATGACGACGGATTGCTGCGCACCCTGGCGTCTCCTGATCTGCCAGAAAGCTACAGTGCGGCGCTGGATGCAGTGGCTATCGGGTCTGGGGTAGGTTCTTGCGGCGCGGCAGCGTTCAGCGGCCAAGCGGTGATGGTCCGCGATATTGCCTCTCATCCGTTCTGGGTCGGTTTTCGCGACCTCGCATTGCCTCTCGGGCTCAGGGCTTGCTGGTCGACGCCTATAAAGTCCAGTTCAGGCAGGGTTTTGGGTACCTTTGCGTTCTACTATCGCTCGCCCCGCGAGCCGTCACTGCTGCATGAGCATTTGGTCAATGCCAGTATTTACCTGTGTGCACTGGCGCTTGAGCGCGAGCAGTCCCGCGCTCACATCCAACAGCTGGCGTTTTATGACGACTTGACCGGTTTGCCAAATCGCAATCAGCTTCATGTCCGTGCCAATCAAGCCATTGCCGATGCCTCCCGCAACGGCACGTCGCTCACGGTCCTCTTTATCGATCTGGATCGCTTCAAGCAGGTCAATGATTCATTGGGGCATCCTGCGGGTGACGAGTTTCTTCGAGTGATCGCCCGGCGCCTGACCAAGTATCGTCGCAAAGTCGACATCGTCAGCAGGTTGTCGGGGGATGAGTTTGTCGTCGTGTTGCCCCAGTGCGCATTGAGTCAGGCACAGGTGGTGATCGAGTACTTGAGAGAAGAACTGAGCGCACCCTGCCAGATTTCGGGCGTGACGCTCAAACCGTCGGCCAGTATCGGTGTCAGCCTTTTTCCCGACGATGGCCGCTCCATGGAAACCCTGCTGCATCGCGCCGACATGGCCATGTATCAGGCAAAGACAAGTGGGCGGGGTTGTGTCAGCTTCTTCAGTCAAGGCCTGGACCAGTTGGCGCGCGGGCGATTGAGGCTTGAAACGGCGTTGCGCGAAGCCATTGATCAGCAACTGTTGCATCTGGTCTACCAACCCCAGATCAATCTGCAAGACAACGAACTTTATGGGGTAGAAGCGCTGGCGCGTTGGAAACATCCGCAGCTAGGCGACATCTCACCCGGGTGCTTTATACCGTTGGCCGAAGAGTGTGGGCTGATTGTTGAGTTCGGGCAGTGGGCACTGCGTGAAGCTTGCGGTCAATTGGCTGCCTGGCGGCGCGAAGGGCTGTGCGTGCCAGCCATTTCGGTCAATCTGTCGCCGACCAATTTTCATAATCGCCAATTGCCCGACATTCTGACCCGAATCCTTTCCGAACAGCGGTTGACGGTTAACGACCTGACGCTGGAAATAACCGAAAACGTCTTGATGGACAGCAATCCAGACACCTTGACCACGATCAACGAGGTCCATGCCCTGGGAATACGCTTGGCCATGGATGATTTCGGTACAGGTTATTCGAGCCTCAGTTACCTGCGTCGCATACCGCTCCAGGAGCTCAAGCTCGACCGTAGCTTCGTGCACGATCTGGAGAATGACACCACCAGCCAGGCGCTGAGCGAAGCGGTGATTCGCATTGGCGAGAGCCTCAAGCTGAGCGTGGTCGCCGAAGGTATCGAAACCTTGGGCCAGCAGCGCATTCTGAAGGAACAAGGTTATGAGGTCGCCCAGGGTTATCTGATTTCCAGGCCACTCTCGGCTCGTGGATTGGGGCTGTGGCTGGAAGATCGTTCGTATTGTGAGGCGTGA
- a CDS encoding methyl-accepting chemotaxis protein — protein MLTHLKIRTGMFWVLALFVCALLISSLTSWRSASSSDEQIQTLNEVGVTQNSRVHLAYLRLLRARVGMAGAFLEARMGDTVKAQTSLQRSTILFKEAIDFFEAFAAQEKSSGSTLQSDELQQAFAAYRSTLEEQTQALNEGTEARYVEVNLKARAANDRFDQALQGFEQQLDTQIASIMVQAHSRYNLAQVQALILLMIAALLVAGCWWFIASRLLRPLREAGEHFDEIASGDLRRSITVQSSNEIGQLFSGLQKMQVSQRQTIEQISQYAHQLASSAEQLRQVTVESNHGLQQQHNELEQAATAVTEMTAAVEEVARNAVSTSEASNATNELAGQSRRQVQATVEEVDAMSREISTSSALVQDLATQTRDIGKVLEVIRSISDQTNLLALNAAIEAARAGEAGRGFAVVADEVRTLAYRTQESTREIEQMIAGIQTGTHQAVDAMGTSTLRATSTLQATEAAGKALEEIFVAVHQITERNLVIASATEEQAKVAHEVDRNLLNIRELSTRAADGAHQTSSASGELSRLASELSAMVRHFKT, from the coding sequence ATGCTGACTCATTTGAAGATCCGAACAGGAATGTTCTGGGTGCTTGCGCTTTTCGTCTGTGCACTGCTGATTTCGTCGTTGACGAGCTGGCGCAGTGCATCGAGTAGTGATGAACAGATCCAGACTTTGAATGAGGTGGGGGTGACCCAGAACAGCCGGGTTCACCTGGCTTATCTGCGCCTGTTGCGTGCACGGGTCGGGATGGCGGGCGCTTTCCTTGAAGCGCGCATGGGCGACACGGTCAAAGCCCAAACCAGCCTGCAACGGTCTACGATCCTGTTCAAGGAGGCCATTGATTTCTTCGAAGCGTTTGCGGCGCAAGAAAAAAGCAGCGGTTCGACCCTTCAGAGCGATGAGTTGCAGCAGGCTTTCGCAGCCTATCGCAGCACGCTGGAGGAGCAGACGCAGGCGCTGAATGAAGGAACAGAAGCTCGCTACGTTGAAGTCAATCTCAAGGCGAGAGCGGCCAACGACCGGTTTGACCAGGCTCTGCAAGGCTTCGAACAACAGCTCGACACTCAGATCGCTTCGATCATGGTCCAGGCACATTCACGCTACAACCTGGCCCAGGTTCAAGCGTTGATTCTGTTGATGATTGCCGCCTTGCTGGTGGCCGGTTGCTGGTGGTTTATCGCCAGCCGCTTGTTGCGTCCACTGCGCGAAGCCGGGGAGCATTTCGATGAAATCGCCTCCGGGGATCTGCGTCGTTCGATCACTGTGCAATCGAGCAACGAAATCGGTCAGTTGTTCTCGGGCTTGCAGAAAATGCAGGTCAGCCAGCGCCAGACCATTGAGCAGATCAGTCAATACGCCCATCAATTGGCCAGCTCCGCCGAGCAGTTGAGACAGGTGACGGTGGAAAGTAATCACGGCCTGCAACAACAACACAATGAGCTTGAGCAAGCGGCCACCGCCGTGACTGAAATGACTGCCGCGGTGGAAGAGGTTGCGAGAAACGCGGTGTCCACGTCAGAGGCTTCCAACGCCACCAACGAGTTGGCGGGCCAGAGTCGGCGCCAAGTGCAGGCGACCGTCGAGGAGGTGGACGCCATGAGTCGGGAGATCAGCACCAGTTCCGCGCTGGTCCAGGATCTGGCCACTCAGACTCGTGACATCGGCAAGGTGCTGGAGGTCATTCGCAGTATTTCCGACCAGACCAATCTGCTGGCGCTCAACGCGGCCATTGAAGCTGCGCGGGCCGGTGAAGCGGGGCGTGGATTTGCCGTGGTGGCAGACGAGGTTCGAACGCTGGCTTATCGCACCCAGGAGTCGACCCGGGAAATCGAACAGATGATTGCCGGAATCCAGACCGGCACGCACCAGGCGGTTGATGCCATGGGCACCAGCACGTTGAGAGCCACCAGCACGTTGCAGGCGACGGAAGCGGCGGGCAAGGCGCTGGAAGAGATTTTTGTTGCTGTCCACCAAATCACCGAGCGTAATCTGGTCATTGCCAGCGCGACTGAAGAGCAGGCCAAAGTCGCCCATGAAGTGGATCGCAATCTGTTGAATATTCGTGAGTTGTCTACACGTGCGGCCGACGGTGCGCATCAGACGAGTTCAGCCAGTGGCGAATTGTCCCGTCTGGCCTCCGAGCTGAGTGCGATGGTCCGCCACTTCAAGACCTGA
- a CDS encoding helix-turn-helix domain-containing protein — protein MKERKVAGQVGAAIAARRKAKGLTQAQIAEAIGVEKETVSRMENGVISLTLQRLQQMSEVLDCSLSDLVRTNATDAHSHSQNINELIASLPVGERVMVVNFVAEIVKVLKARGSVQQL, from the coding sequence ATGAAGGAACGTAAAGTCGCAGGCCAAGTGGGTGCCGCTATCGCCGCGCGCCGCAAGGCGAAGGGTCTGACTCAAGCCCAAATCGCCGAAGCCATAGGCGTGGAAAAGGAGACCGTCAGCCGGATGGAAAATGGCGTGATCTCACTGACCCTGCAACGACTGCAGCAAATGTCCGAGGTGCTTGATTGCTCGCTCAGCGATCTGGTGCGCACAAATGCCACGGACGCCCATAGCCACTCCCAGAACATCAATGAGCTGATTGCAAGCTTGCCGGTCGGTGAGCGAGTGATGGTTGTCAATTTCGTGGCTGAAATCGTCAAAGTTTTGAAAGCCAGAGGGTCCGTTCAACAGCTGTGA
- the bcsE gene encoding cellulose biosynthesis protein BcsE — protein sequence MGHVTLAIRHLQDEEMLLRKGGLYWIALDRTSDAEILAQQFLSALSEEHIATLICSGTDPQTIVKTLAADSGPSALRMFSMPHDASARKAFTTLTSDLKRIKIARGSYLLLMVNSDYLDNLGTQQLQHWCENTRQWLLSINCTLLVLCSGQAPLLHECLSRLNEQLSGLAQLYRQDGAIHYQLNFWHSDLGVCAAQTFDLEVTDSGFSLSDSQLSSPSKIRTDDQRIYLTQRSALEGSAPLSEQWRLFEHRADLLQQAARARAACVIVTLESNQDVEPLARQLHGLREQCGAALKIIVREMESCLRYRDERLLLTCGANLIVPAKTTLANFLSMVESAQGQIWRYRQTADIQSLFARLRPPARRGLLPPREFIDLLDEVYGGTSGELAHQLLRLRPRGDLNIDQYLSQITLRRFGDVACSLDGMFYLFLFACRGDGLEPALGNICRLPWRDIFSECKVLSGVDALPRQDFVDAPKMPEASRLATGQVTTDLTHAITQSGYAPQRITLPLSEPCP from the coding sequence GTGGGTCATGTCACGTTAGCCATCCGGCATCTACAGGATGAGGAGATGTTGCTTCGCAAGGGCGGGTTATATTGGATCGCCCTGGACCGTACGAGCGATGCGGAAATTCTTGCTCAACAGTTTCTATCAGCCTTATCCGAAGAACATATCGCCACGCTGATATGCAGCGGCACCGACCCCCAGACAATCGTCAAGACCTTGGCTGCAGACAGCGGCCCATCTGCGCTGCGCATGTTTTCCATGCCTCACGATGCCTCTGCTCGCAAAGCCTTCACGACCCTGACCTCGGACTTGAAACGAATCAAGATCGCACGCGGCAGTTATCTGCTGTTGATGGTCAATTCGGACTATCTGGATAATCTCGGCACTCAACAGTTACAGCATTGGTGTGAAAATACCCGACAATGGTTGTTAAGTATTAACTGCACACTTTTAGTTCTTTGCAGCGGTCAAGCGCCCTTATTGCATGAATGCTTGTCTCGTCTTAACGAACAACTTTCCGGTTTGGCGCAACTGTATCGCCAAGATGGTGCAATTCACTACCAACTGAACTTTTGGCACAGTGACTTAGGTGTTTGCGCCGCGCAAACATTTGACCTGGAAGTGACCGACAGCGGTTTTTCCTTGAGCGATTCGCAGCTATCCAGCCCCTCGAAAATCCGTACCGACGACCAGCGTATCTACCTGACCCAGCGATCCGCCCTTGAGGGATCGGCCCCGTTGTCTGAGCAATGGCGCCTTTTTGAACATCGCGCCGATCTCCTGCAGCAGGCTGCCCGCGCGCGCGCCGCCTGCGTGATCGTGACGCTGGAAAGCAACCAGGATGTGGAACCGCTGGCTCGGCAATTACACGGATTACGCGAGCAATGTGGTGCCGCGCTGAAGATCATCGTGCGGGAAATGGAGTCTTGCCTGCGCTACCGCGACGAGCGTCTATTGCTGACTTGCGGGGCTAACCTGATCGTGCCCGCCAAAACCACACTGGCGAACTTCCTTAGTATGGTGGAAAGCGCCCAGGGACAGATCTGGCGTTATCGTCAGACCGCCGATATCCAGTCACTGTTTGCACGACTGCGTCCTCCGGCGCGACGCGGATTGTTGCCACCACGTGAATTTATCGACCTGCTGGATGAGGTCTACGGTGGCACTTCGGGCGAGCTTGCTCATCAATTGCTGCGGTTGCGCCCCAGAGGCGACCTGAACATCGACCAATACTTGAGTCAGATCACCTTGCGCCGCTTCGGCGATGTCGCCTGCTCACTCGACGGAATGTTTTATCTGTTTCTGTTCGCTTGCCGTGGCGACGGACTGGAGCCGGCACTGGGCAATATCTGCCGCCTGCCATGGAGGGACATTTTCAGCGAGTGCAAGGTACTGTCCGGCGTGGACGCGTTGCCGCGTCAGGATTTTGTCGATGCTCCCAAGATGCCTGAAGCATCACGCCTGGCCACCGGACAGGTCACCACTGATTTGACTCACGCCATCACCCAGAGCGGTTACGCGCCGCAACGCATTACGCTGCCGTTGTCGGAGCCGTGCCCATGA
- the bcsF gene encoding cellulose biosynthesis protein BcsF, producing the protein MNYAQLLQVIAASCLMTVAFMLALRSLLQRFNRLLQQYLSPRYLQPRGVRRRKSVSPVERDAHE; encoded by the coding sequence ATGAATTACGCCCAACTGCTCCAGGTTATCGCGGCAAGCTGCCTGATGACCGTCGCGTTTATGCTGGCGCTACGCAGTCTTTTGCAACGCTTCAATCGCTTGCTTCAGCAGTATTTGTCACCGCGTTATCTGCAGCCGCGCGGGGTGCGTCGGCGCAAGTCCGTGTCGCCCGTTGAGCGTGACGCACATGAATAG
- the bcsG gene encoding cellulose biosynthesis protein BcsG encodes MNSPERFEVDKTAVQSDWTWPGLGLWNLYFLIKLAMFWGGYLNLQILPNLVFAAVLLVPLRNRYLALLRTLIAIPPAVALFYQDTWLPPFSRLLDQPGVLNFSGDYLLDLAGRFIDPNLCGALLLLVVAYFFVRQWLRLTTLTLAGFAWLGGAGLMAMHAPVQQSTTQAPSTGGAPIVSAEPDNATLDTYLQNFYNTEAGRQVVFQPSQSAAQPFDLLLINICSMAWDDLDAVGLRNNSLLQQMDIVFENFNSATSYSGPAAIRLLRASCGQQPHSKLYDVAPEQCLLMDDLRKLGFNSEVMLNHTGQFEGFIDEVRAQGSLPAPEVSVSSLQRALVGFDGSSIWRDRDVLNKWWQHREGQSDSRVALFYNTTTLHDGNRSLTLDGGTKSAEYKPRAQALIDDLSTFLKDLEKSGRRVAVVIVPEHGAALHGDRMQISGMREIPSSSITHVPVGIKLVGMGKNTRSEPILVTAPSSYLALSEIISRLYAAPPQGDGLGPDWQALLADLPQTPVVSENAGTVVLDYAGKPYVRIKENGAWLPYPQNLK; translated from the coding sequence ATGAATAGTCCCGAGCGATTCGAAGTGGACAAGACAGCCGTACAAAGCGACTGGACCTGGCCGGGCCTGGGGCTGTGGAACCTGTATTTTCTGATTAAGCTGGCGATGTTCTGGGGCGGCTACCTGAACCTGCAGATCCTGCCGAACCTGGTCTTCGCCGCTGTATTGCTGGTGCCGCTGCGCAATCGATACCTGGCGCTGCTGCGCACGTTGATTGCCATACCCCCCGCTGTAGCGTTGTTCTATCAGGACACCTGGCTGCCACCCTTCAGCAGGTTACTGGACCAGCCAGGCGTGCTGAATTTCAGCGGCGATTATCTGCTCGACCTGGCCGGCCGTTTCATTGACCCGAACCTGTGCGGCGCATTGCTGCTGTTGGTGGTGGCATATTTCTTCGTGCGTCAGTGGCTGCGCCTGACCACCTTGACCCTGGCCGGTTTCGCCTGGCTGGGCGGAGCAGGGTTGATGGCAATGCATGCGCCGGTACAGCAGAGCACTACGCAAGCGCCGAGTACCGGTGGCGCACCGATTGTCAGCGCCGAGCCGGACAACGCGACACTCGACACTTATTTGCAAAATTTCTACAACACCGAGGCCGGCCGGCAGGTTGTATTCCAGCCGTCACAGTCGGCTGCTCAGCCATTCGATCTGCTGCTCATCAATATATGTTCAATGGCCTGGGATGATCTGGACGCTGTAGGTTTGCGTAACAACAGCTTGCTGCAGCAGATGGACATTGTGTTCGAGAACTTCAACTCGGCCACTTCCTACAGCGGGCCGGCCGCCATTCGGCTGCTGCGCGCCAGTTGCGGCCAGCAGCCGCACAGCAAGCTTTATGACGTGGCACCCGAGCAATGCCTGTTGATGGATGACCTGCGCAAGCTGGGCTTCAACAGCGAAGTCATGCTCAACCACACCGGCCAGTTCGAAGGTTTTATCGACGAAGTGCGTGCCCAAGGCTCATTGCCAGCGCCGGAAGTCAGTGTCTCCAGTCTGCAACGTGCCCTGGTGGGTTTCGATGGTTCGTCAATCTGGCGTGATCGTGACGTACTGAACAAATGGTGGCAGCACCGAGAGGGGCAGAGTGATTCCAGGGTGGCGCTCTTCTATAACACCACGACGCTGCATGACGGCAACCGCAGCCTGACCCTCGATGGCGGCACGAAAAGCGCCGAGTACAAGCCCCGCGCCCAAGCATTGATCGATGACCTGAGCACTTTCCTTAAAGACCTGGAGAAAAGCGGACGCCGGGTGGCGGTGGTGATCGTGCCTGAGCATGGTGCGGCCTTGCACGGTGACCGCATGCAGATATCCGGAATGCGGGAAATCCCGAGCTCGTCGATTACCCACGTGCCGGTCGGCATCAAGTTAGTCGGCATGGGCAAGAACACGCGATCGGAGCCGATTCTCGTCACCGCACCGAGCAGTTATCTGGCGCTGTCGGAAATTATCTCGCGCCTGTACGCCGCGCCTCCCCAAGGCGATGGCCTGGGCCCGGACTGGCAGGCATTGCTGGCCGATCTGCCGCAAACCCCGGTGGTCTCGGAAAACGCTGGTACCGTTGTCCTCGACTACGCGGGCAAGCCTTACGTTCGGATCAAGGAGAATGGAGCTTGGCTTCCTTACCCGCAAAATCTCAAGTAA
- the bcsR gene encoding cellulose biosynthesis protein BcsR, with product MASLPAKSQVKNQTLSRYERADDIARLKAELHLPSLEYVDVSALLELSRALKRWPLLADFAITGNQPPSPVAQPVQPGKVGALK from the coding sequence TTGGCTTCCTTACCCGCAAAATCTCAAGTAAAGAACCAAACGCTCTCGCGCTACGAGCGAGCCGATGATATTGCCCGGCTTAAAGCCGAGCTGCACTTGCCGAGCCTGGAATACGTCGATGTCTCGGCATTGCTGGAATTAAGCCGCGCGCTCAAGCGCTGGCCGTTGCTGGCTGATTTCGCGATCACTGGCAATCAGCCGCCATCACCGGTTGCCCAGCCCGTACAACCGGGCAAGGTCGGAGCGCTTAAGTGA
- the bcsQ gene encoding cellulose biosynthesis protein BcsQ, whose protein sequence is MTALSICGVRGGVGTTSLVAALGYALESLGERVLMIDMCPENLLRLHFNLLDSGESGWARAMLDGQQWHKQAWSLTPTLQLLPYGRLSADESMSIEQQLIHDPQIWSRRQASLAAHFDWLLFDIPQRLPGHGTIGPCLLPIQIAEADAACHVLLLQQAGSNPVLVNRFDPGSQLQRDLLLIWRKFYAARLLPLTVHADEAMREALAFKQPVGRYAPESLAALDALSLATWCLARRREMT, encoded by the coding sequence GTGACAGCACTGAGTATCTGCGGGGTACGTGGAGGCGTCGGTACCACTTCGTTGGTAGCCGCACTCGGTTATGCCCTGGAAAGCCTCGGTGAGCGGGTACTGATGATCGACATGTGCCCGGAAAACCTGCTGCGACTGCATTTCAATCTGCTGGATAGCGGAGAGTCGGGTTGGGCGCGGGCGATGCTCGATGGTCAGCAATGGCACAAGCAGGCCTGGAGCCTGACGCCGACCCTGCAGCTTTTGCCTTATGGTCGCCTGAGTGCCGATGAGTCCATGAGCATTGAGCAGCAACTGATCCATGACCCGCAGATCTGGTCCCGGCGCCAGGCGAGTCTGGCGGCCCACTTTGACTGGCTGCTATTCGACATACCGCAACGCTTGCCAGGGCACGGCACCATCGGCCCCTGCCTGCTCCCGATCCAGATAGCCGAGGCCGATGCCGCCTGCCATGTGCTGCTGTTGCAGCAGGCGGGCAGCAATCCCGTACTGGTGAACCGCTTTGATCCGGGCAGCCAGCTGCAACGCGATCTGTTACTCATCTGGCGTAAATTCTATGCAGCTCGTCTCTTGCCCCTGACCGTGCATGCAGATGAAGCCATGCGTGAAGCGCTCGCGTTCAAGCAGCCAGTGGGGCGATACGCACCGGAAAGCCTTGCTGCGCTAGATGCGCTGAGCCTGGCGACCTGGTGTCTGGCAAGACGCCGAGAGATGACATGA